One Salvia miltiorrhiza cultivar Shanhuang (shh) chromosome 6, IMPLAD_Smil_shh, whole genome shotgun sequence genomic window, GTGTATAAAATGATACAATATGAATGCgaacaaattattttttaaatatctaAGTACTAATAAATTATGATTGCCCTTATGCGTATCATTAAGACATGAATTAGAAGTCCCCaatgggacaccaagcggtgcgacctcttGTGTGTGAACaatgaggtcccgggttcaaatctcactgctccccctccccaactcccccaagtcaaaaaaaaaaaaaaagacatgaATTAGAATTAGTATCTCCACTTTaatcacacacacatatataatattACTTAAGAAAATACATAAACTACGTAGCTAAAACATATGTcttaaatatattcatatttgtTATATTTAAGACTAAATTTTTAGATGTAATACATTtagtgtatgtatatatatatatatatatatatatatatatatatatatatatatatatatatatatatatatatatatatatggtgtggttctagagagaactacattatttgtgagaacgggagaaccatcaaatctaatgcattcacggtaaaaattaatgcatccgctgttaaaattaatgcactcaaaaaataaaaaaaaatgcttccttcaggattcgaacccaggatctgcattcatccaacaagatgatgcatccaccgtagatcttgatgatcgaatggctgaaaatggttctccggtcttcttttatttatggttcttttcggaacctctccctatatatatatatatatatatatatatattgttactATAAGCAAATTTAAAGAGTAATAAGACTTTTAACTAATTTATTATTGCagctcaaataattaaaataattttatttctataaCAAATACTTCATatatatgtttgtttatattagTATATGTACATTTTAAgagtaataatataatatttcaaaCTAATGTATACAATAAATCAGTAATTAACAAACTTAAACATTGGGCCAACGATTATGTTTTGGATCCATTTACTTATTTGAATGTTTTAGGAGTATATCTTAAactgtatttttttattttgccctACATCTAAATTGAATTGATGCCTCGTCTGGGTGTATGTGAGTTAAGCTAGCTCGCAAGCTACTCGAAATCGACTCGATGTTAATCGAgtcgagcttgagctcaagctacTCGATTAGGTACCGAGCCCGAGTTCGAATTTCTTGATACTCAactcgttaggctcgcgagcctaatctagcccaaacaattatatatataaattataatataatatattatatataggcccaaaataaatactataattCAGCCCACAAGAAGGCccaaatcacaattcacaaGCCCAAATATATGTGTAGCACAATTAGCAATTATTCAAACCCTAAGGTCGAACATCCACCGGACCACCCCAATCTCTTTCTCTCGTTCGAGTTTCCGGCGAAGGTCCGGCGAGCCTAACAGCAGCAGTAGTGCAGCACGGAGCCGCCGCCTTTAGCTCTCCTTTTCCCAACCCGGCGCGACAGCAGCAACATCCACCACCACGGTCCACCGACTGCCCTTTTCTCAACTCGGCGCGACTGCTCTCCTTCCCAGGCGGCCGGCGCGACTGTCTCCTTTTCCCAGCTCGGCGCAACTGCTCTCCTTCCCCGGCGCGACTGGTAATTTCCAGTAAAGAATTTTTTATAACTGTAATTTCTTGGAAATTGCCTATagtttgaactttgaatgaGGTCAGCTACTCATTTAGTCTTTTTTCTATCGATTTGTTTCATGATATTTCGTGACAATATATCTTGAATTTGCATTGTATTATTTGACATCCGCCTCATATTTTGTAAACTTACAACTGATAATTTCTGATATTGTTTCATGATAATTTCTGTCGATTTGTTTCATTATAACTTACAACTGTGTTAGAAGTTATAAGATATTATCTTTAGGACTGGAATTTGCGTTGATTTGTAATGTTATTCAATTTGTTAAAGAATGTATGAGGCGAGCTTAAATGAGCTCGAGCTAACCGAGTTTAAACGAGTTCGAGCTCAACGAGCTTAAactagctcgagctcgagctcaaacttGAGTAAGAATCCACAATCGAGCTtaaccgagtcgagctcgagctcacgaTTATGACATCGAGTCGAGCCCGAGCTCAAAAAATTCAAGCTTggccgagtcgagctcgagctcgagcttcatGAAAATAGCCGAGTTCGAGTTTGAGCATAGcaatactcgactcgactcggctcatttacacccctagTCGTCTCCCCACCCCCAGTCCTCCTTGTGGCCTTGCCTCCTTCCTTTCATCTTTCGAACCCCACACCACCAATCCGTTGCCCCACCGCTTGCTTCTCATTCTCTTTCAATGCTCTGGTGCTGCGGCGCTTTTCAGGAAAGGCGCCCAAGTTCAGTAAGCGCGTGATGTGAGGAGTTGTTGGAATAGTTCGTCTTGATTGAATTAAGGTGGGTGATGGAATAGTTCGTCCCgattgaattgagaaaattTCAATGATCTTGCTGTTTAAATCTGTTACACCCTTCTGTTTTCCCCCTAATTTTGATCCATTAAAATTTAGGTGTTGTTAtacttctttttccttttttgtttaataaaaattttaacttTATGTGTAGTATATGTGTGTGGATTTTAGATATAACTTATAAGTGGAAATTGTTGATGCTGATCTCTCTCTTTTGAGATCTGAAACAAAGATTGAGAATGCCGAATGAACTTTGTTGGCTTTGATGTTGAAATACACATTCATTTAAATATGCTATAATTTTGgaataaaaaatagataattttTTGGCGGAAAATTGTTATCGttatactgctcttttatatattatatagattatagtATTAGTGAGATCTCTCTTatattaagtttaaattacttatacttttaaataatttagttaaataactaTTAGAGCAAAACTAGTTTCTTTAAATTTATTGGAtcacatattttaattttgtttgtaaGTTCTCCTCTGCTAAAATTTGTGGTTTGGATCGTACTTGTTCTgattcatgttttgcttgtatAGCTTTTCGTTTGAATTTGATCTGGTTGTGAGATATCTTAATGGGCTTTTAACCAACATATATTGGGCCTCTCCCATAATCTAATGGATTTAAATCTTCTGGTAACTAATGCTTCTAATTGTAAAACCTTACAGGACTCGCTTTTTGAGTTGCACAAACCCCTCTCTCTTCTATTTGCTCTTGGAGGAAAAGAAATGGCTGATATTGCAGAAGAGAACAACAAAAAAGATGGCAGTGAAGCCGAGGAGAAGCAGCGGACGAGGCATAAGGGGAAGCACGACAAAGATAAACCGTGGGATGACCCCAGCATCGATCACTGGAAAGTCGATAAATTTGATCCATCGTGGAACGAGAGCGGCATGTTAGAAGttagctcattttctactctcTTTCCTCAATACAGAGGTatagctcattttctactctcTTTCCTCAATATAGAGGTTGCAAATTGTTCCCATTTCTTCCATCTGCTAGTTCCTTTTtccccccttaaaataattttttcttgtgCAATGTTGGGTAACTGCTGTCCGATTGCGAATGCTAATTTACTGTATGATGTTGTGTATGTGAATTGAGTGAGTTAGGTTTTACGGTAAACTATAGTAAAATGCTTTAATTTATGAGGATTTTGCATTTGGAGGGAAGCGACATCATATACATATCGTGGAATTGGTAcattagggtttgaaaattTAAAGCTGTTTAGCATGGTTCATCTCATTAATCGTTCATCTAAGCAAAAGAAGTATTGCTGCATAAGCTTGTGACCTATGATTGTCGAGGGAAACATTTAATGTAAAAGTTTAGCAGTCTTATATTCGACAAACTgttaatttgtaattttgataTAGATGGCTCGACCTTGTGTATATTGAATTGTTAAAGCATCTTCCCCAGCAAGCTAATATGTTGGTTTCCAGACTCAGATTGCCTCTCTTTTACACATTACTTGTGTGATTGCCCCTTCTACGCCGAAATACATTGCATTCGTCTGGACTTAAAAATAGATTGTAAAGTTAACTATTTTTCATACAGTGTTAGCAAGCAACTTTACATTGCATTCGTCTGGACTTAAAATAGATTGTTAAGTTAACTATTTTTCATACAGTGTTAGCAAGCAACTTTGGCTTTATTCATATGTTTTCTCTCCTGTCTACTCTTTTAGAGAAATATTTGCAAGAGTGCTGGCCAATAGTGAAAGGTGCATTGAAAGAGCATGGTATTGCTTGTGAATTAAATTTGGTAGGTTgctacttcattttttttcttttctccccCCTCTTTCCTTTGTTCTTtctttatttatgcttttacaTTGTTCCCAAGAGGCCTGTGTTATACTCTCATTAAAAATGGACAGTTTGGAAGCTGAGTGGtgcatatttttcatttcttcaaCTTACTTATTGGACGGCTTATGTATTATCAGGTTGAAGGATGCATGACAGTTTCAACAACCAGGAAGACGAGGGACCCCTATATAATTGTCAAAGCTAGAGACCTCATTAAGCTTTTATCACGAAGTGTTCCTGCTCCTCAGGTCAGGTTTcttctgattttttttcttccctAGTGTAGACAAGGGGCCGATTAATTTGTAACATTCTCATAAGTGATTTATCTGTAAATACATATTATTATGTGTAGTTTGAACTTGTTCTTGCCAGCTTAAGTATATGTTCTTAAATTTTTAGTAATGTTGCAGTTAACCATTCTATTTCTTTGTCTAGTGCGTAGTGTTTTCTATGTAGAATTAAATGGCAGTACTATGATATTCGGTTTCCATGGAAAAATGGTTGTGCTGCTATTATTTGCAAATTGTGTGATTATAGATCAATATTTGCCAATTTTCATTGTTTGCCAATTATAGATCAAGTTCACAGGTGAAGAAAATGGGACAGATTAAGAATCTTCTTGTTTATGAATAAAATTGAAGTGGCTACATAACTACAAAAAATTAACGAGCTGGctttatattttgaaaaacatACTTTTTTACATCCATACTTCATTTTTTCTAATGCTATTAAAATCTTATATGcattgaaaattataaattctttGAAATTTGTTAAAAGATCTAAAGCTAGATAAGATTTTATTGAAGGAGAAGAGTAAAATTTTCTCTTGAATATCTTTAATAATTTAGTCTGTCTATAGGCTGATGACTATAGTTTTGGCATCTTTGCAAACTCAAGAGCAGTTGGGTTAGCTGCTACATAAAAGAGGAAAATAGAAGCCTTTCTTTGGAGTTTAGATGATACAATCTTTGAAAGGATGTAGTCCTGCTTTGAATCCTTGAAGTTTATTCGTATTTGTGCTCATGCGTGTTACCTTACAGGCAATAAAAATTCTTAACGACGAGATGCAGTGTGACATAATCAAGATTGGAAACTTGGTCCGCAAAAAGGTATGTTTTAAGTCTAAGCTTCAATACTACTTATAGAGCATCATGTATCCAGAAAATATGGTTATTTATCAAGAATAATTAGTTTATATCAGGAATGACTTCAAAGAGTTGTATGTTCAGATATCTCCAAACGAAATTACCTTGAAAAATATACGAGATCTGTCGAACGTTTGAAAGTGGTCAATTTACTGTTCTGAAGGCATACATTTTGAGCATCATCAGTCCAGTCTTGTCAAAAGTCACAAATTGACTCATTGCTTGTTTGCAGGAACAATTTGTTAAAAGAAGACAACACTTAGTGGGACCCAATTCTTCTACCCTTAAGGTATCTCATTTGATTTAGTGATCTGCATGAAAGAGACTATGATTGAGTAAAGAAGGGAACACACAAATAGAAAGCATATTGGACCAATGACTACTGTTATCTTTGTAGCTTGTTCAACCTACCTCTCATTTTGATGCTTGCTATTTGGATATCTTCCTACTTTCATTGTTCTGAGTACTATACCATGACTGATATCTGATTGCGGTTAATTAAATGCAGGCACTCGAAATTTTAACAGGCTGCTATATTCTTGTCCAGGTcacttttttttatctattcatattatttttattttaattaaccaAACTAGCAAAATTAACAAAGCATATCGTTCTCTATTAAATGAGCAGGGGTCCACAGTTGCAGCAATGGGTTCATATAAAGGTCTAAAACAAGTTAGGAAGGTTGTTGAAGAATGCATTCTGAATAAAATGCATCCAGTATACAACATCAAGGTAAATGACTAAATGGTCAATTATACCAGTGAATTTGATACAATTTTGGCTACTTTTCTCATGATTTGGAGGATCTGATGATCATTTTATGTGATTGTACCTCTTGTTCTGTGAATACAGATCCTAATGATGAGGAGAGAGCTTGCTAAAGATCCTGCTCTTGCAAATGAGAATTGGGATAGATTTCTTCCGAAGTTTAAGAAGTATGCATCTGTTCATCTTTGCCTATTACATGTACCATATAACTCAAACCTTTTACTTCAGTGCAGGACTTAACCAATTCCTTTTGTTTCATCTCTCCTAGGAAAAATGTCAAACAAAAGAAAGTTAAAGCTAAAGACAAGAAGCCTTACACACCTTTCCCTCCACCACAGCAACCTAGTAAGGTGAGTTGATGTGTCAAGTTCTATTGCTTTACTATACTTGTTATCATTTATTTGCACGCTCAAAACTCCTGTTTTAGTAGCATGAAGAAAAGTGTATTCGTATCCTTAGTTATACTTATTTACAGCGACATGTCCATTGCTTTAATATAAACTGAAACCGTACTGCTGCTGCGACCTTTTGTGTGGCCTGCTGTTTACTCAGTATCCTGTGTTGTCATGATGTTAACATGGCTGTTGATTGGACTTCTAAGGCTTGGAATGCAACAATATTATTGTTTGTGAGATATGATCATTATTTTGTCTTTTGATCTTGCACGTGCAtacgtatatgtatatgtgcatTCCTTTTTTTGGCACATGGGGGTTTGCAAGATTGATTTCATTCATTAATTTTGCCATTTGAGTAATGTCAGGTTGATTTGCTACTGGAAAGTGGAGAATATTTCTTAAGTGATCAGAAGAAGCAAGCAAAGAAGTGGCAGGAGAAGCAAGAGAAACAAGCAGCTAAAGTGGCTGAAACCAAAAGGAAACGAGAAGAGGCATTTGTTCCTCCTGAGGTTTGTATAGGAACACCCTTTCCTGCTTTTGTGTTATAGTgtatttaagttttagtttttAATGCTTTTGTGTTATGGTGTATTTTTTCCTGCTGAGGTTTGTATAGGAACACCCTTTCCTGCTTTTGTGTTATGGTGTAGTTAAGTTTTTAATGCTAATTTTTTGAACAGGAACCTAGAAAAGAAGCTCCAAAGCATGCTGATGACAATAATGATGTTGCTGCTCTTGCATCGTCTTTGAAGGTAAATGAGGGCTTATTCTCAGCTTCCATTTAATCTGTATTGCACGTTTTAGTTCATGTATGTGTTAAGTGGAGACATAATCAAAATCTATGCCTCTGTTTATTGAGTCACCTCCGTGCTTCTTGTGAGCAAATTGGTGGCACAGTGGTTCTTTTAACTAGATAAATAGAAATTATTTGCAAGTTAAAGGATTTTCTTAGCATATACAAAATTATACACTGCAATAAAGCATTATCACATAGGCAAGTTACAGTTAACTCAGTCAATTTGCATTGAAGGCGGATTGAAGGAGAATAAATTTAACTGGTTtctgtgttttctttttctgcAGAAAAAAGCAAAGGATTTTAGCAAACAAAAATCTGCTGAGAAGATTGATGCAGCGTCATATATTGCAGCTTCTAAAGGGCCATCTGCTAAAAAGAAATCGAAGTGAACCTGAACATTTAGGATTTGCTTCTATGTTATGTGATGTTAAATCTGTTGTAGCAGCTAATACTTAGAGagaaacattttacgaaaatgCTTACATCTCAGAACCTGCTTATTTGAGAACGGTTTGTATACTTGAAATGTGGAAAAATGTTATTTGGGTAGCATGCTTTTTGTTGGATAAACGCTATTTATAATATAAGATGCATGTATAATAAAAatgaacatttttatttataaaatatacgCTCTTCCATTCCTCAAAAAACTTCTTAGAAAATAGGGGCATGGGTTTTATGAttaagttgttgagtgtattgatagtgatgaagatgtattttaattagtgttgaaagttataaaaatatgaaaaataaaggTAAATAGTGAATTATTAGTGGAGGGatatataattcaaaaatagaaaaaaagttTTTTATGGAGcgaactaaaaaaataattaaaaaattatttagggAACGGAAGAGATCGATACAAACATTTGCCGATCCATGGCTATATGGTGTGTACTGTTGGGTCAAGCCGAACTCAATTAAAACCCACAACTTGATTCGAAATATGATTCAAATTTTGACCCATGATTTATtatctaaaattaataatatgaaaaataaaatgtcaTTAATTGTACAAATTAGATGACAATGTTTCTATGACTTTTAATTAATGTTTGACTAATTTGGGAAATATTGtcatttaagtttttttttttattaaaaatacatttaagTTTGTAGAATTaaatgcatatttgtgtgtaacattatgtatttttgtgtgtaaagttataaattttcatataataataataataattaaaaaaatggtttTGGGGGCGGGGGGTGGGTGTGGGTGGGGTGACAAAAATACCAAATTTGTAGAAAtcaaatgtatttttttaatacaatttaatgcattttgatgtgaaactttatgcatttttgtgtgaaattatatgtatatatataggggagcgctTCAATGAGACCttctatttttagtgagacctgagacacgatctcgtgcaTTTATTTCATCAATGACTGATATTGCATCTAgaggaagatttttttttttttctcagagTTCGAATCCTGTAGGGAGcgagatattttaaatttcgttattcatcaatatatactgcattgttcatcggtatatactgccttgttagTTAAATAAGCACTGTTATTTTGGTACTTTTGCATTGATACATGTACATGATAGAGTTTTGGGATTAGTGTGTTATTTTTTGTGTATATTACCTCCGTTTTAAATAAATCATGATtgaagattaattaattttattaaagattGATGAACTCAGTTAATATGAACACATCACACATCCGAGTGCAcaatataatcaaaatataatcaaactttctttcttttttggacaAGGCACAATATAATCAAACTTATGCCTTTTATTTTCTAAACCATTATTACAACGACACGTTTGAGGTTGTAATTTAGGATCACTCTTTAATGGGCAGAACAAAATCATGTTTTAAGTATACAAAATATACTTTCACATAATCACAGAAAATATATTCCATGTAGAGAATATATTTACATATGTCTAAATTAAGGAAACCTATTGTGATAAGATAAGATTTCTTTCAGTTATGCTAGTAAATCACGATTAAGAATACTAGTGTATAAGCCGTTGAAATTCGACgggattttaaattataatttaaattatttatattatttttgtataatataattaatttttaattaatttagtttgATGTAATAGAATTTACATTATACTAATCTTAATtatattcgtcaattaaatgttaactttttgttagaatagtaaaaatacccgtttatataaattttgtacatttttaatatattgatggataagaattaatttaagatctcatttttcatctaagcatcatctcatctcatgatcatcaagaactcgaaagacaatatctgacttttgagcattatctcgtcTAAACCCTAAAATACTATGCCTAACTTAATGCGTCAATCGtttgaacatcactatctgatgctttaaatatcataattcacttctaaacatcattttCATTATGAGCTTGAAAGGCCAGGgctgacttgtgagattatataATCTGAAGCTTGTGAGattataactaacttctaaacatcatcttatATAGAGCTTAAAAAATCACCATTTGTGCATCATCTTATTTCGAGCTTAAAATATCATAACTGAGTTTCAAGCATAATTTCGTTTGgtgtttgaaagaataaaactgaTTCGTGAgaatcatcttgtttgaagtttgaaagactatAACTACGTTGTGAGAATCATCTCATCTAAGGCTTGAGAAAATTGAAgtgatattcaaattatatcatatcaatttatttagtatttcaattgataaattttcataaaaaaatcaatgtgtaataaaaaaattatgcaaaatatcttatttcatgatcaaattaaaatgaagaaataatttatttaatcacaagtatttatttttttaaaaaattaaataattttttattcaactAAATAAACTTGATCAACTTTTATTgcaatttaaattgtattaatctcaatcacttCACCAATTAAATGTGGGTTTTTGGTTTGGAGAGTAAGAACAtccttttatatagattttattttgatgaaatctcataaaaaatcaaCGTTCGATGAgaagatttagataaataagaatgaataaatatgaaaatgtttagagaattaggataaataaaaatgcaaaaatatggtgATGCCACATAGGAGTATTCCATTTTCCTATTAGATATCAGATGGGATCCtttgtcccactattttgtgtgtaccactcttaatttatctatcttataattgttttttataaaaatacaaaaatattattatattataaactctaattaatatttataactaaaaattaaaattttaaaaaattatataccctaactttgaattaatgaacccaaataattaattattaattcaaataaataaataaaaaattataaaccttAATTGGACGAGTGAACCCttgctaattattttttttataatattaaagcataataaattaaaattgaagaaaatataattataaaaaagaaaatagataaagagtgatacacacaaaatagtggaaCAGAGGATCCCATGTGATTAGATATGTGATGATTTTAATACTTATTCTCGTCCTAAACCCatataataatatcaattaatttctcgaatttgtttaaatttataaaatatgtacataaacaaataaaatatcaaacaataattagttaataatctcgataaaatttcaaacaataagaacctatttatttcaaatatatttaaatatatttttattattttttcaaagttaagtatttttttatttagatttttaaatggtaaagtttaataatcattttatttaaattgtgaattgTGAGATTTAATATAGATTCAATATATATGAGCATGTGTTAGATCAATTCGagaatgataatttattttaaattattttttcatgaccaaatttaattgaagaatctatttattttaaatgaatgtgaaaattatccttttatttatgtttttttcatGGTGAAGTTCAATAAAGATCAATGCGCAATGATAAAAATATCAATATGGGAACAATGATAATTGATAAGCTAATATATGAATGAAGATTAAGCCTTTTCGATTATAGTCTTTCAGGTTGAAAtattttcgggctaaaattttcAACTCTAACCCTCTCGGATTGTCAGTGTATTAGGATCAACTTGGAAATTTTAGATTGGATTGACATATCTAACTACATGAACACATTCATGAATCAATAAGAA contains:
- the LOC130988303 gene encoding KRR1 small subunit processome component homolog encodes the protein MADIAEENNKKDGSEAEEKQRTRHKGKHDKDKPWDDPSIDHWKVDKFDPSWNESGMLEVSSFSTLFPQYREKYLQECWPIVKGALKEHGIACELNLVEGCMTVSTTRKTRDPYIIVKARDLIKLLSRSVPAPQAIKILNDEMQCDIIKIGNLVRKKEQFVKRRQHLVGPNSSTLKALEILTGCYILVQGSTVAAMGSYKGLKQVRKVVEECILNKMHPVYNIKILMMRRELAKDPALANENWDRFLPKFKKKNVKQKKVKAKDKKPYTPFPPPQQPSKVDLLLESGEYFLSDQKKQAKKWQEKQEKQAAKVAETKRKREEAFVPPEEPRKEAPKHADDNNDVAALASSLKKKAKDFSKQKSAEKIDAASYIAASKGPSAKKKSK